One part of the Malus sylvestris chromosome 2, drMalSylv7.2, whole genome shotgun sequence genome encodes these proteins:
- the LOC126605875 gene encoding IQ domain-containing protein IQM1-like, whose protein sequence is MGLSLSLLASAWEEIVKHRFFQLTYNISLTPRDGGPQVTLRTHSFKSESESLAVISDSSSKSGITNSNRLRESKPENVMLDRNLSFKGLVQDNQDMGLEFCKGKNELKHKPMPALALPEPAILFTPRPVSELDAAAVKLQKVYKSYRTRRNLADCAVVVEELWWKALDFAALKRSSVSFFNVEKPETAVSRWARARTRAAKVGKGLSKDEKAQKLALQHWLEAIDPRHRYGHNLHFYYDIWFESESSQPFFYWLDVGNGKEINLEKCSRAVLQRQCIKYLGPIEREAYEVVVENGKLLYRQSGVLVSTNEGSKWIFVLSTTRSLYVGQKKKGQFQHSSFLAGGATTAAGRLVARDGILEAIWPYSGHYHPTEENFMEFISFLEDNHVDLSNVKRCAVDDDFSYTKTTEGESTKEGSFKSTESDGANKTDLASKAPITTVQEQTKKVDSANAKPPVFDMPRRLSCKWTTATGPRIGCVRDYPTELQSRALEQVNLSPRVGPGPSVRYGPIPSPRPSPKVRLSPRLAYMGLPSPRTPIAAAN, encoded by the exons ATGGGTTTATCCCTCTCACTTCTTGCCTCAGCCTGGGAAGAAATTGTGAAGCACAGATTCTTTCAATTGACCTACAACATCAGTTTAACTCCCAGAGATGGAGGACCACAAGTTACTCTAAGAACACACAGCTTCAAGAGTGAATCCGAATCCTTGGCAGTTATTTCAGACAGTTCGAGCAAGTCGGGCATTACCAATTCGAATCGCTTGAGGGAAAGCAAACCCGAAAACGTGATGCTCGACAGGAATCTTTCGTTTAAGGGTCTTGTGCAAGATAACCAAGACATGGGGTTAGAGTTCTGTAAAGGcaaaaatgaattgaagcacAAACCAATGCCTGCACTTGCTCTGCCTGAACCGGCGATTTTGTTTACGCCAAGGCCGGTTAGCGAGCTTGATGCTGCTGCTGTTAAGCTTCAGAAGGTTTACAAGAGTTACCGGACCCGAAGAAACCTTGCTGATTGTGCTGTGGTGGTTGAGGAGCTCTG GTGGAAGGCATTAGATTTTGCAGCTCTGAAGAGGAGTTCTGTGTCATTCTTCAATGTTGAGAAGCCGGAAACTGCTGTTTCGCGGTGGGCGAGGGCTAGGACTAGAGCAGCCAAGGTTGGAAAGGGTTTGTCCAAGGATGAGAAGGCACAAAAATTGGCTCTTCAACACTGGCTTGAAGCG ATTGATCCACGACATCGGTATGGACACAATTTGCACTTTTACTATGACATCTGGTTTGAAAGTGAGAGCAGCCAACCTTTCTTCTACTG GTTGGATGTCGGAAATGGGAAAGAAATAAACCTCGAGAAATGCTCAAGGGCGGTTCTTCAACGTCAATGCATCAAGTATCTTGGACCG ATAGAAAGAGAAGCATATGAAGTAGTAGTCGAAAATGGGAAGCTTTTATACAGGCAGAGTGGGGTGCTTGTGAGCACAAATGAAGGTTCCAAATGGATATTTGTCCTCAGCACAACAAGGTCTCTGTATGTTGGTCAGAAGAAGAAGGGTCAGTTCCAACATTCAAGTTTTCTAGCAGGTGGTGCCACCACTGCAGCCGGAAGATTGGTTGCCCGTGACGGGATTCTTGAG GCTATTTGGCCATACAGTGGTCATTACCACCCAACAGAAGAGAACTTCATGGAATTTATCAGCTTTTTAGAAGATAATCACGTCGACCTCTCCAATGTTAAG AGGTGTGCAGTTGATGATGACTTCTCTTATACGAAGACCACTGAAGGGGAATCAACAAAGGAGGGTTCATTCAAATCGACCGAATCCGACGGTGCAAACAAAACTGACTTGGCCAGCAAGGCTCCAATCACAACCGTTCAAGAACAAACTAAGAAGGTTGACAGTGCCAATGCCAAGCCACCAGTTTTTGACATGCCCAGGCGCTTGTCATGCAAATGGACAACAGCAACCGGACCCCGAATCGGGTGTGTTCGGGACTACCCGACCGAACTACAATCCAGGGCACTTGAACAAGTTAACCTGTCTCCTAGAGTCGGTCCTGGGCCGTCGGTACGTTATGGCCCAATTCCTTCTCCAAGGCCTAGCCCAAAGGTCAGGCTCTCACCCCGGCTCGCATATATGGGCCTCCCTAGCCCAAGGACCCCAATCGCCGCTGCCAACTAA
- the LOC126605905 gene encoding heat stress transcription factor A-2-like, producing the protein MVDPDVGGSSGGGDGGGKPFLPFPSKTQLTEPSKNLEEAENELDRAKEEVTELKKEDKAVTFSEGRNFDRSFSSSSSTAPPNPAAELLKVKEETVDVVVVDNDLEGGDHCKTINGGGGGGDFGSLSSSSSMELPKPMEGLREAGPPPFLNKTFQMVDDPETDSIVSWSDARQSFIVWDLYEFSRTLLPKHFKHNNFSSFIRQLNTYGFRKVDPDRWEFANERFQGGKRHLLKNIKRRRRYNKKPNVVSADSPKPGLEAEIESLKKDQDFLRLEILNLRQQQKYSQHQLTAFQQRIRSSLCKQQRMLFFLTKTAVNPISVQQLMQKRMIKRELDGGDLGKRRRLPPVQGIESFGEWINDSLSFDCRNQVQEEPVPMQTALAEQISEAIASQQNGTPLSSPMVDKSCNAGQDLNPRVMVGTSSSEDMPSAYDDMSDKFLEENIVSNDECALNDSSFYQELEDLIAEPCDWSAYVSNSLVEQAGCIG; encoded by the exons atggtgGATCCTGACGTTGGTGGCAGTTCTGGCGGGGGAGACGGCGGTGGGAAGCCTTTCCTGCCATTTCCGTCCAAAACACAGTTGACAGAACCCAGCAAAAATCTAGAAGAAGCTGAGAACGAGCTTGATCGAGCCAAAGAAGAAGTGACTGAACTGAAAAAAGAGGATAAGGCGGTGACTTTTTCCGAAGGCAGAAACTTTGACCGGtcattctcttcctcttcctccaccGCTCCGCCAAACCCAGCGGCCGAATTGCTAAAGGTGAAAGAAGAAACTGTagatgttgtggttgtggacAATGACTTAGAGGGTGGAGATCATTGCAAGACCATCAACGGCGGCGGTGGCGGTGGTGATTTTGGGtcgctttcttcgtcttcttccatGGAGCTGCCTAAACCCATGGAGGGTTTGCGCGAGGCGGGCCCACCACCGTTCTTGAACAAGACGTTTCAGATGGTGGACGACCCGGAAACCGATTCGATCGTTTCGTGGAGTGATGCTCGGCAGAGCTTCATTGTTTGGGACTTGTACGAATTCTCCAGGACTCTGCTGCCCAAACACTTCAAGCACAACAATTTCTCAAGCTTCATTCGCCAGCTCAACACTTAT GGGTTCAGAAAGGTTGATCCGGACAGGTGGGAGTTTGCAAATGAAAGGTTTCAGGGAGGGAAGAGGCACTTGCTGAAGAACATCAAGAGAAGACGCAGATACAACAAGAAGCCGAATGTGGTCTCTGCCGATTCCCCCAAACCCGGGTTGGAAGCCGAAATTGAGTCCCTAAAGAAAGACCAGGACTTTTTGAGATTGGAAATCTTGAATCTCAGACAACAGCAGAAGTACTCGCAGCATCAACTAACTGCGTTTCAACAACGAATTCGTAGTTCTTTGTGCAAGCAGCAAAGGATGCTCTTTTTCCTCACCAAAACCGCTGTGAATCCCATCTCTGTGCAGCAGCTAATGCAGAAGAGAATGATAAAGAGAGAGCTGGACGGTGGTGATCTAGGCAAGAGAAGGAGATTGCCTCCGGTCCAAGGCATTGAAAGCTTTGGTGAGTGGATAAATGACAGCCTCAGTTTTGATTGTAGAAACCAAGTTCAGGAAGAACCGGTGCCTATGCAAACTGCACTTGCTGAACAAATCTCAGAGGCAATCGCTTCCCAACAAAATGGAACCCCGTTATCATCTCCCATGGTTGATAAATCATGTAATGCAGGTCAAGATCTAAATCCCCGTGTCATGGTCGGAACAAGCAGCTCGGAGGATATGCCCTCTGCTTATGATGACATGTCCGATAAATTTCTGGAAGAAAATATAGTTTCCAATGATGAATGTGCACTGAACGACTCCAGTTTTTACCAAGAATTGGAGGATTTGATTGCCGAGCCGTGCGATTGGAGTGCATATGTGAGCAACTCCTTGGTGGAGCAAGCTGGTTGCATTGGCTGA
- the LOC126605971 gene encoding 30S ribosomal protein S16-2, chloroplastic/mitochondrial-like isoform X1: MVVRIRLARFGCKNRPFYRVMAADSRSPRDGKHLEVLGYYNPLPGQDGGKRMGLNFERVKYWLSVGAQPSDPVQRILFRAGLLPPPPMVAMGRKGGPRDTRPVDPMSGRFVTPEKPAASGDRGKDAESTENDG, encoded by the exons ATGGTGGTGAGGATCCGATTGGCGAGGTTCGGATGCAAAAATAGGCCGTTTTATCGGGTCATGGCGGCCGATAGCCGATCTCCGAGAGACGGCAAGCACCTCGAAGTCTTGGGCTACTACAATCCCTTGCCAG GCCAAGATGGTGGAAAACGAATGGGTCTGAACTTTGAAAGAGTAAA GTATTGGCTATCTGTTGGAGCTCAGCCTTCGGATCCCGTGCAGCGTATTCTTTTCAGAGCTGGGCTGTTGCCTCCACCACCAATGGTGGCAATGGGACGTAAGGGAGGGCCACGTGACACGCGGCCTGTTGATCCTATGAGTGGACGGTTTGTGACTCCTGAGAAGCCAGCAGCTAGTGGTGATCGAGGGAAAGATGCGGAAAGCACTGAAAACGATGGTTAA
- the LOC126605957 gene encoding uncharacterized protein LOC126605957 isoform X1 encodes MAESKPGPAQAPPDKEVKGPNLIERAKEETGAVLHTDKTHHDHKETHGLRDDIDEKTPLDDVKAPNMFERAKEEFEAIVEAIHPKKESPTYGKMDESKKDSKKQEKADSLPENHAKTSNLIEKAKQKIETLMHHEKPPKNHDNETPEKSPKHHTKETHGRSDDIDESIPIDHVKAPNVFERAKEEIEAIFEAIHPKKEEKTSVSTPKKEGGFGT; translated from the exons ATGGCGGAATCCAAACCTGGACCAGCTCAAGCTCCACCTG ATAAGGAAGTAAAGGGGCCTAATTTGATTGAAAGAGCAAAGGAAGAGACGGGGGCAGTGTTGCACACTGACAAAACACATCATGATCACAAGGAAACTCATGGATTGCGTGACGATATCGATGAGAAAACCCCACTGGACGATGTCAAGGCTCCGAATATGTTCGAGAGGGCGAAGGAGGAGTTTGAGGCCATAGTTGAAGCAATCCATCCCAAGAAAGAGTCTCCCACGTATGGAAAAAT GGACGAAAGCAAAAAGGACTCGAAGAAACAGGAAAAAGCTGATTCTCTACCAG AAAATCATGCCAAGACATCCAATTTGATTGAGAAAGCCAAGCAAAAGATTGAGACATTGATGCACCATGAAAAGCCGCCAAAGAATCATGATAACGAAACTCCTGAGAAGTCACCGAAGCATCATACTAAAGAAACTCATGGAAGGAGTGATGACATTGACGAGAGTATCCCAATTGATCATGTCAAGGCTCCGAATGTTTTTGAAAGAGCGAAAGAGGAAATCGAGGCCATTTTTGAAGCAATCCATcccaagaaagaagagaaaactTCGGTTTCCACTCCTAAGAAGGAAGGTGGGTTTGGGACTTAA
- the LOC126605992 gene encoding EPIDERMAL PATTERNING FACTOR-like protein 3 produces the protein MKRKTCCIILVATLLCWVSVTSRPFASYDAPHQQANQTEKNPYSQGATFDSKQGVEEGMGGRRYRGLSRLGSRPPNCEHKCGSCEPCVPVQTPRTTDHFGLQYTNYEPEGWRCKCGSTFFTP, from the exons ATGAAGAGAAAGACATGCTGCATTATTCTAGTTGCTACTCTTCTGTGTTGGGTTTCTGTTACTAGCAGGCCTTTTGCATCCTATGATGCTCCACATcaacaag CTAATCAAACAGAGAAAAACCCATATTCCCAAGGAGCTACATTTGACTCAAAACAG GGAGTTGAGGAAGGCATGGGAGGAAGAAGGTATAGAGGGCTGAGTAGGCTGGGGTCAAGGCCACCCAACTGTGAGCACAAATGTGGAAGCTGTGAGCCATGTGTTCCAGTTCAGACACCCAGAACCACTGACCACTTTGGACTTCAATATACCAATTACGAGCCTGAAGGATGGAGATGCAAATGTGGTTCTACTTTCTTCACTCCATGA
- the LOC126605862 gene encoding BTB/POZ domain and ankyrin repeat-containing protein NPR1 translates to MGDDHFVSNSHSNSSNISCIAVPHNRLPPNISALARLSDNLESIVDSTDFDYFPDAKIVVNAGREVPVHRCVLSARSEFFKNVFSAKDRGSSAAASSSSVAAPRFELKELAKEYDVGLDALLAVLGYLYSGKLRSLPKGVCVCVDDACAHVACRPVVDFMVEVLYASATFQISELVSLYQRHLLDILEKVAIIDILVVLYVANMCGKACERLAGRCVEMIVKSDADVVTLDKALPQHSVKQIIDSRLALGLDRPQQFNSSASTSHFPDKHTKRIHRALDSDDVELVRMLLKEGNTNLDDAFVLHYAVAYCDAKTTTELLDLGIADVNRRNPRGYTVLHVAAMRKEPKIIVSLLTKGARPSDLTLDGRKAVQITKRLTRAADFFKSNDEGRSSSNDRLCIEILEQAERRDPLLGEASLSLAMAGDDLRMKLLYLENRVGLARYLFPMEAKVVMDITQIDGDATGFPKDLASSQRMTVDLNEAPFKIKEEHLSRLQALSRAVEIGKRFFPRCSELLNNIMDGVDISQIQYTGNDTPELRLTKKRRYMELQEVLSQAFDKDKEEFDRSGISSSSSSTSTGVVRSNGGTITIKK, encoded by the exons ATGGGTGACGATCACTTCGTTAGCAACAGCCACTCCAACAGCAGCAACATCTCCTGCATTGCAGTACCCCACAACCGTCTCCCTCCCAACATCTCCGCCCTTGCTCGCCTCTCCGACAACCTAGAATCGATTGTCGACTCCACAGACTTTGACTACTTCCCCGATGCCAAGATCGTCGTCAACGCTGGCCGGGAAGTTCCCGTCCACCGCTGCGTTCTGTCTGCGAGGAGCGAGTTTTTCAAGAACGTGTTCTCGGCGAAGGACAGGGGATCATCAGCAGCGGCGTCGTCGTCGTCGGTTGCGGCTCCTCGGTTTGAATTGAAGGAGCTCGCCAAGGAATACGACGTCGGACTGGACGCGCTCCTCGCCGTTTTGGGGTATTTGTACAGCGGGAAGCTCAGGTCGCTGCCCAAAGGCGTTTGCGTCTGCGTGGACGACGCTTGCGCGCATGTCGCTTGCCGGCCGGTGGTTGATTTCATGGTGGAGGTTCTGTATGCTTCTGCAACTTTTCAAATCTCTGAATTGGTCTCTCTTTATCAG AGGCATCTGCTAGATATTCTTGAGAAAGTTGCCATAATTGACATACTGGTGGTTCTGTACGTCGCCAACATGTGCGGCAAAGCTTGCGAGAGATTGGCGGGGAGGTGCGTTGAGATGATAGTGAAGTCCGATGCCGACGTTGTAACTCTTGACAAAGCCCTGCCGCAACACTCCGTGAAGCAGATCATTGATTCCCGGCTGGCGCTCGGCTTGGACAGGCCTCAACAGTTCAACTCTAGTGCTAGTACTAGTCATTTCCCAGATAAACACACCAAGAGGATACACAGGGCTTTGGATTCGGATGATGTCGAGTTGGTGCGAATGCTGCTGAAAGAAGGGAATACCAATCTCGACGACGCATTTGTGCTGCACTATGCTGTCGCGTACTGCGATGCAAAGACCACAACGGAGCTGCTTGATCTTGGAATTGCAGATGTTAATCGTAGGAATCCGAGGGGGTACACTGTGCTGCATGTTGCGGCGATGAGGAAGGAGCCTAAGATCATTGTGTCCCTTCTCACGAAGGGTGCTCGCCCTTCGGATCTTACGCTGGATGGGAGGAAAGCTGTGCAGATCACTAAGCGGCTTACCAGGGCTGCGGATTTTTTTAAGTCTAATGACGAGGGAAGGTCTTCTTCCAATGATCGCTTGTGCATagagattttggagcaagcGGAAAGAAGGGATCCGTTGCTTGGAGAAGCCTCGCTTTCGCTTGCTATGGCCGGCGATGATCTGCGCATGAAACTTTTGTACCTTGAGAATAGAG TTGGACTTGCAAGATATCTGTTCCCCATGGAAGCCAAGGTTGTAATGGATATCACCCAAATCGATGGCGATGCTACTGGGTTTCCGAAGGATCTGGCCAGCTCTCAGAGGATGACGGTGGACTTAAACGAGGCACCCTTCAAAATCAAGGAAGAGCACCTTAGCCGTCTACAAGCTCTATCTCGAGCTG TGGAAATAGGGAAACGCTTCTTTCCCCGTTGCTCAGAACTACTGAATAACATCATGGACGGCGTTGACATATCACAGATTCAATACACCGGGAACGACACGCCAGAATTACGGCTCACGAAGAAACGAAGGTACATGGAACTCCAGGAAGTACTAAGCCAGGCATTCGACAAGGACAAGGAGGAGTTCGATCGGTCTGGAATATCTTCTTCGTCGTCGTCCACATCGACAGGCGTGGTGAGGTCTAATGGTGGTACGATCACCATCAAGAAATAA
- the LOC126605920 gene encoding casein kinase 1-like protein 1 → MEPRVGNKFRLGRKIGSGSFGEIYLGTNIQTNEEVAIKLENVKTKHPQLLYESKLYRILAGGTGIPNVRWFGVEGDYNVLVMDLLGPSLEDLFNFCSRKLSLKTVLMLADQMISRVEFVHSKSFLHRDIKPDNFLMGLGRRANQVYMIDFGLAKKYRDSTTRQHIPYRENKNLTGTARYASMNTHLGIEQSRRDDLESLGYVLMYFLRGSLPWQGLKAGTKKQKYERISEKKVSTSIEALCRGYPTEFASYFHYCRSLRFDDKPDYVYLKKIFRDVFIREGFQFDYVFDWTILKYQQSQLAVPPTRALAGAGTSSGMPHAAVNADRLTGEVDGRPTGLTSLDSSRRRIPGPALNSMSLSRQKNPIANDASLTRETSNSNMFGRSAGSSRRVAVSSSRDAFGGSESDIRPRTTDASPGGHRISSGRRSSPVESSDPTRRHTSQTRNYETTLKGIEGLHLDNEERVHY, encoded by the exons ATGGAACCTCGCGTTGGGAATAAGTTTCGGCTCGGCCGGAAGATCGGCAGCGGCTCGTTCGGAGAGATCTATCTGG gtaCAAATATTCAGACGAACGAAGAGGTCGCGATTAAGCTT GAAAATGTGAAGACAAAACACCCTCAGCTGCTGTACGAATCCAAGTTATACAGGATCCTAGCAGGAGGAA ctgggattccaaatgtgaggTGGTTTGGAGTTGAAGGAGACTATAACGTTTTGGTTATGGATTTACTGGGCCCTAGTCTTGAAGACTTATTTAACTTCTGCAGTAGGAAACTTTCTTTGAAGACCGTTCTTATGCTGGCTGATCAAATG ATCAGTCGTGTTGAATTTGTTCACAGTAAGTCATTTCTACATCGAGATATCAAGCCAGACAATTTTCTTATGGGCTTGGGAAGGCGTGCAAATCAG GTGTACATGATAGACTTTGGTCTGGCTAAGAAATACAGAGATAGTACAACCCGTCAGCATATTCCTTATAG GGAAAACAAGAATTTGACTGGAACTGCAAGATATGCAAGCATGAACACTCACCTTGGAATTG AGCAAAGCCGGAgggatgatttagaatctcttgGTTATGTCCTTATGTATTTCCTTAGAGGAAG TCTTCCTTGGCAGGGACTAAAAGCGGGAACTAAGAAGCAGAAGTATGAGAGAATTAGTGAAAAAAAGGTTTCTACTTCAATTGAG GCGTTATGTCGGGGTTATCCGACAGAGTTTGCTTCGTATTTCCATTACTGTCGCTCTCTACGGTTCGATGATAAGCCAGACtatgtttatttaaaaaaaatattccgGGATGTCTTTATTCGTGAAG GCTTTCAGTTTGATTATGTGTTTGACTGGACAATTTTGAAGTATCAGCAATCACAGCTGGCTGTTCCTCCAACCCGTGCCCTTGCTGGTGCTGGAACAAGTTCTGGGATGCCCCATGCTGCTGTTAATGCGGACAGACTGACAG GTGAGGTAGACGGGCGGCCAACTGGTCTAACATCATTGGATTCCTCTCGGCGGAGAATACCTGGACCGGCTCTCAATTCCATGAGCCTTTCGAGGCAGAAGAATCCAATTGCgaatgatgcttcattaaccaGAGAG ACGTCAAATAGCAACATGTTTGGCCGGTCAGCCGGATCATCAAGGAGAGTTGCTGTTTCTAGCAGCCGTGATGCATTTGGCGGAAGTGAGTCTGACATTCGCCCTCGAACAACCGATGCTAGCCCTGGAGGACACAGAATTTCAAGTGGCCGAAGAAGTTCACCAGTCGAGTCATCGGACCCCACCCGGAGACATACATCTCAGACTAGGAACTACGAGACTACCCTTAAAGGCATCGAAGGTCTGCATTTAGACAATGAAGAGAGGGTTCATTATTAG
- the LOC126605950 gene encoding nucleosome assembly protein 1;2-like, whose protein sequence is MGSDKDNINMSDLSSALNDVDRAGLVNALKNKIESLAGQHSDILESLSPAVRKRVDVLREIQTQHDELEAKFFEERAALEAKYQKLYQPLYTKRYEIVNCVVEAEGVTNEAATTEEGKDSEEKGVPDFWLNAMKNNEVLAEEISERDEGALKYLKDIKWFRIDNPKGFKLEFYFDTNPYFKNSILTKTYHMIDENEPILEKAIGTEIEWYPSKCLTQKLLKKKPKKGSKNAKPITRTENCESFFNFFSPPQVPEDDEDIDEDVAEELQNQMENDYDIGSTIRDKIIPHAVSWYTGEAIEGEDFGDLEEDEEDEDEDDEEEDEDDEDEEDEEDDEDDEDEGKTKKKTSASHKKSARAPTGEQGERPPECKQQ, encoded by the exons ATGGGCAGCGATAAGGATAATATCAACATGTCCGATCTCTCCTCAG CTCTCAACGACGTGGATCGAGCAGGCCTCGTCAATGCTCTCAAG AATAAGATAGAGAGTTTGGCCGGGCAGCACTCTGATATCCTCGAGAGCTTATCTCCTGCAGTCCGAAAGCGGGTCGATGTCCTTAGAGAGATTCAG ACCCAGCATGATGAACTTGAGGCAAAGTTTTTCGAGGAGAGAGCAGCTCTTGAAGCCAAATATCAGAAATTGTATCAACCTTTGTATACCAAG AGATACGAGATTGTAAATTGTGTTGTTGAAGCCGAAGGAGTCACTAATGAAGCAGCAACAACAGAAGAGGGTAAAGATTCCGAAG AAAAAGGAGTGCCTGATTTCTGGCTCAACGCAATGAAGAACAATGAAGTGCTAGCTGAGGAG ATATCTGAGCGTGATGAAGGTGCTCTTAAATATCTTAAAGACATCAAGTGGTTTAGGATAGATAACCCTAAGGGCTTCAAACTGGAGTTCTACTTTGACACCAACCCCTATTTTAAGAACTCTATCTTGACAAAGACGTACCAcatgattgatgaaaatgaaCCCATTCTCGAGAAAGCAATAGG GACGGAGATTGAATGGTATCCTTCTAAATGCTTGACACAAAAGCTCCTTAAGAAGAAGCCTAAGAAGGGATCTAAGAATGCTAAGCCAATAACTAGAACTGAAAATTGCGAAAGTTTCTTCAACTTTTTCAGTCCGCCTCAAGTCCCTGAGGACGACGAAGATATTGATGAGGATGTT GCCGAGGAACTCCAAAACCAGATGGAAAATGATTATGACATTGG GTCTACCATTCGAGATAAGATCATCCCCCATGCTGTTTCATGGTATACTGGAGAGGCCATTGAGGGAGAAGATTTTGGAGacttggaagaagatgaagaagatgaagatgaagatgacgaagaggaagacgaagatgatgaggatgaagaagacgaggaagatgatgaagacGATGAAGATGAAGGCAAAACCAAAAAGAAG ACTTCAGCTAGCCACAAG AAGAGTGCAAGAGCACCAACCGGGGAGCAGGGTGAAAGGCCTCCAGAATGCAAACAGCAGTAG
- the LOC126605983 gene encoding uncharacterized protein LOC126605983, protein MEDFRSKSCGHGRTEVETYNGGSGSAVPASSGINGMQDLRCYSASYASSVHPQQQTQAGSNGEKFRKGKSANGSVTKSWSLSDPELRRKKRVASYKVYTVEGKLKGSLRKSFRWLKETCNRVVYGR, encoded by the coding sequence ATGGAAGATTTCAGATCCAAATCGTGCGGCCACGGAAGAACGGAGGTGGAGACCTACAATGGCGGCAGCGGGTCGGCGGTACCCGCTTCGTCGGGGATCAATGGGATGCAGGATCTCAGGTGCTACAGCGCGTCCTACGCGTCCTCAGTGCACCCGCAGCAGCAAACCCAGGCGGGAAGCAACGGCGAGAAGTTCAGGAAGGGGAAGTCGGCGAACGGTTCGGTGACGAAGAGCTGGAGCTTGAGCGATCCGGAGCTgcggaggaagaagagggtggcGAGCTATAAGGTTTATACGGTGGAAGGGAAGCTCAAAGGGTCGCTCCGGAAGAGCTTCCGGTGGCTCAAGGAAACTTGTAATAGAGTCGTCTATGGGCGGTGA
- the LOC126605971 gene encoding 30S ribosomal protein S16-2, chloroplastic/mitochondrial-like isoform X2 yields the protein MVVRIRLARFGCKNRPFYRVMAADSRSPRDGKHLEVLGYYNPLPGQDGGKRMGLNFERVKYWLSVGAQPSDPVQRILFRAGLLPPPPMVAMGRKGGPRDTRPVDPMSGRFVTPEKPAASGDRGKDAESTENDGQEGLQETIFHIGLQDKQLGIGQF from the exons ATGGTGGTGAGGATCCGATTGGCGAGGTTCGGATGCAAAAATAGGCCGTTTTATCGGGTCATGGCGGCCGATAGCCGATCTCCGAGAGACGGCAAGCACCTCGAAGTCTTGGGCTACTACAATCCCTTGCCAG GCCAAGATGGTGGAAAACGAATGGGTCTGAACTTTGAAAGAGTAAA GTATTGGCTATCTGTTGGAGCTCAGCCTTCGGATCCCGTGCAGCGTATTCTTTTCAGAGCTGGGCTGTTGCCTCCACCACCAATGGTGGCAATGGGACGTAAGGGAGGGCCACGTGACACGCGGCCTGTTGATCCTATGAGTGGACGGTTTGTGACTCCTGAGAAGCCAGCAGCTAGTGGTGATCGAGGGAAAGATGCGGAAAGCACTGAAAACGATG GGCAAGAGGGGTTGCAAGAAACGATCTTTCATATCGGATTGCAGGATAAGCAGCTTGGTATCGGTCAATTCTGA
- the LOC126605957 gene encoding uncharacterized protein LOC126605957 isoform X2, with translation MAESKPGPAQAPPDKEVKGPNLIERAKEETGAVLHTDKTHHDHKETHGLRDDIDEKTPLDDVKAPNMFERAKEEFEAIVEAIHPKKESPTDESKKDSKKQEKADSLPENHAKTSNLIEKAKQKIETLMHHEKPPKNHDNETPEKSPKHHTKETHGRSDDIDESIPIDHVKAPNVFERAKEEIEAIFEAIHPKKEEKTSVSTPKKEGGFGT, from the exons ATGGCGGAATCCAAACCTGGACCAGCTCAAGCTCCACCTG ATAAGGAAGTAAAGGGGCCTAATTTGATTGAAAGAGCAAAGGAAGAGACGGGGGCAGTGTTGCACACTGACAAAACACATCATGATCACAAGGAAACTCATGGATTGCGTGACGATATCGATGAGAAAACCCCACTGGACGATGTCAAGGCTCCGAATATGTTCGAGAGGGCGAAGGAGGAGTTTGAGGCCATAGTTGAAGCAATCCATCCCAAGAAAGAGTCTCCCAC GGACGAAAGCAAAAAGGACTCGAAGAAACAGGAAAAAGCTGATTCTCTACCAG AAAATCATGCCAAGACATCCAATTTGATTGAGAAAGCCAAGCAAAAGATTGAGACATTGATGCACCATGAAAAGCCGCCAAAGAATCATGATAACGAAACTCCTGAGAAGTCACCGAAGCATCATACTAAAGAAACTCATGGAAGGAGTGATGACATTGACGAGAGTATCCCAATTGATCATGTCAAGGCTCCGAATGTTTTTGAAAGAGCGAAAGAGGAAATCGAGGCCATTTTTGAAGCAATCCATcccaagaaagaagagaaaactTCGGTTTCCACTCCTAAGAAGGAAGGTGGGTTTGGGACTTAA